A window of the Serratia sarumanii genome harbors these coding sequences:
- a CDS encoding class I SAM-dependent methyltransferase has protein sequence MLNATRLQLMNHFAYLQQFMASPRTVGTLAPSSPWLCQAMLNQVEWTRALSIAELGAADGVLTKRILGRMRADAALEAFEIQPHFVHRLRGIDDRRLQVMAHSATQMATDYDVVFSCLPLLSIPVRISVRILQQARQRLLARNGTLVLFQYSHLSEKLLSRYFHWKRLRVVRNFPPALVYVCTPR, from the coding sequence ATGTTAAATGCGACCCGGCTGCAACTGATGAATCACTTCGCTTACCTGCAGCAATTTATGGCTTCACCGCGCACCGTCGGTACGCTGGCGCCTTCTTCCCCGTGGCTGTGCCAGGCGATGCTGAACCAGGTTGAATGGACCCGGGCGCTGTCGATCGCGGAGCTGGGGGCGGCGGACGGCGTATTGACCAAACGCATTCTGGGGAGGATGCGCGCCGATGCGGCGCTGGAGGCTTTCGAGATCCAACCGCATTTCGTGCATCGGCTGCGGGGGATAGACGATCGGCGGCTGCAGGTGATGGCCCATTCGGCGACCCAAATGGCCACGGATTATGACGTGGTGTTTTCCTGCCTGCCGCTGCTGTCGATCCCGGTCAGGATCAGCGTGCGCATCCTTCAGCAGGCCCGGCAGCGGCTGCTGGCGCGCAACGGCACGCTGGTGCTGTTTCAATACAGCCACCTGTCGGAAAAATTGCTGTCCCGCTATTTTCACTGGAAGCGCCTGCGGGTGGTGCGCAATTTCCCGCCGGCGCTGGTGTATGTCTGTACGCCGCGTTAA
- a CDS encoding GNAT family N-acetyltransferase, which yields MDQRIIPLSECPQFADVCAAWAFGQWGSQRGGTLERTQLRFAQCSRPSDDHLTLMMIDGDRPVGMASLWPSDDHQRQDLTPWLAGVFVHPDHRRKGIAHRLEMAIVEAARQRHHSILHLITDKSEALYAGWGWQPLERRRQYDEDVVVMVKTL from the coding sequence ATGGATCAACGCATTATTCCGCTGTCGGAGTGCCCGCAGTTTGCCGATGTGTGCGCCGCCTGGGCCTTCGGCCAGTGGGGTTCACAACGCGGCGGCACGCTGGAGCGCACCCAGCTGCGCTTCGCCCAATGCAGCCGGCCAAGCGACGATCACCTGACGCTGATGATGATCGACGGCGATCGCCCGGTGGGCATGGCCAGCCTGTGGCCCAGCGACGATCATCAGCGCCAGGATCTCACCCCGTGGCTGGCCGGCGTCTTCGTGCATCCCGATCACCGCCGCAAGGGCATTGCCCACCGCCTGGAGATGGCGATCGTCGAAGCGGCGCGGCAGCGCCATCATTCGATTTTGCATCTCATCACCGACAAATCGGAAGCGCTGTACGCCGGCTGGGGTTGGCAGCCTCTGGAACGCCGGCGGCAGTATGACGAAGACGTGGTGGTGATGGTGAAAACGCTGTAG
- a CDS encoding ABC transporter substrate-binding protein, giving the protein MRNSLILLLLSLCFGVFSAQAKTVTDITGRQVVVPDNPQRIVVGESRMLYTLALLEPGNPAQRIVGWPADLARFDAQSWQLYTQKFPQIAAIPIISGNNFRQVNIESLLQLKPDLVILARYAREDGDNDLLVSALNKAGVAVIYVDLRIDLLNNTVPSVRLLGEVLNRRQRAEQFIAFYQQHMAVIRQRLAGYQGPKPKVMLHLHLGRRDTCCTTAAHGNLGDLLTFAGGDNIANASVKGVYGELNPETILSANPDVYLATGMAGPQGKRLSDLRLGPQVSQQDAADSFRRLIAKQPMLASLQAVKNHRAWSVWHNFYLSPYHVVLVEMFAKAFYPDLFADINPQQTFQQLYQQFLPLPFSGTYWSQLDNE; this is encoded by the coding sequence ATGCGCAATTCCCTCATTTTACTGCTGCTTTCCCTGTGCTTCGGCGTGTTCTCCGCTCAGGCGAAGACGGTGACCGATATCACCGGCCGCCAGGTCGTGGTGCCGGACAACCCGCAGCGCATCGTGGTGGGGGAAAGCCGCATGCTGTATACGCTGGCGCTGCTGGAGCCGGGCAACCCGGCGCAGCGCATCGTCGGCTGGCCGGCGGATCTGGCGCGGTTCGATGCACAAAGCTGGCAGCTCTATACGCAGAAGTTCCCGCAGATCGCCGCGATCCCCATTATCAGCGGTAATAACTTCCGCCAGGTCAATATTGAAAGCCTGCTGCAGCTGAAGCCGGATCTGGTGATCCTGGCGCGCTACGCGCGTGAAGACGGCGACAACGATCTGCTGGTTTCCGCGCTGAACAAGGCCGGCGTGGCGGTAATCTACGTCGATCTGCGCATCGATCTGCTGAACAACACCGTGCCGAGCGTGCGGCTGCTGGGCGAAGTGCTCAATCGCCGGCAGCGCGCCGAGCAGTTCATCGCGTTTTATCAGCAGCATATGGCGGTGATCCGGCAACGGCTGGCGGGCTATCAGGGGCCGAAGCCCAAAGTGATGCTGCACCTGCATCTGGGGCGGCGCGACACCTGCTGCACCACCGCCGCGCACGGCAATCTCGGCGATCTGCTGACCTTCGCCGGCGGCGACAACATCGCCAACGCCAGCGTCAAAGGGGTGTATGGCGAACTGAACCCGGAAACCATTCTGAGCGCCAATCCCGACGTTTACCTCGCCACCGGCATGGCCGGCCCGCAGGGCAAACGGCTGTCCGATCTGCGCCTCGGGCCGCAGGTCAGCCAACAGGACGCCGCCGACAGCTTCCGCCGGCTGATCGCCAAACAGCCGATGCTGGCCAGCCTGCAGGCGGTGAAAAACCATCGCGCCTGGAGCGTCTGGCACAATTTTTACCTCAGCCCGTATCACGTGGTGCTGGTCGAGATGTTCGCCAAAGCGTTTTACCCGGATCTGTTCGCCGACATTAACCCGCAGCAGACCTTCCAACAGCTGTATCAGCAGTTTTTGCCGTTACCTTTTTCAGGGACCTATTGGAGTCAGTTAGATAATGAATAA
- a CDS encoding TonB-dependent siderophore receptor, with protein sequence MNNNKRGWWCALPLAACATSPTWAAEKAASKEESLVVIGRKDADGVQSYQPLTSVTGTRSETSLLNVPQAIDVVPQQVITDQAVSSLDEALYNVSGITQANTLGGTQDAVMKRGFGDNRDGSILRDGVRSVQARNFTPTTERVEVLKGPASMLYGMGEPGGMINMITKKPQLQQHTHVEGWGSSFNGGGGQLDVTGPLGTSGFAYRMIVDHDETDYWRNFGRNRQTVIAPSLMWYGENTTVRLAYEHMEYLVPFDRGTIIDSRTGKPVNTPRDRRFDEAYNATRGDQDSVTLQIDQTLNERWKSSLTYAYSRNSYSDNQARATALNPESGVLSRQADATANAVSHANAVQLTLNGDVDWGSINHQMLFGFDFEDNRTYRGDMIRGKKNSDFNIYHPVYGLMPPSTAVSAKDSDQRENLTSYGWFMQDSIQLTDKWLVMGGLRYDAFDVYAGKGRPFQTNTDSSDSKLVPRAGVVYKLTPYVSLYSSYTESFKPNSSIATQIGSLPPEQGKSWEVGGKLALPNGVTGTLALFDITKRNVMVSELVEGETVTRTAGRVRSQGVELDVAGNLTDSLSLIGSYAYTDARVVDDPDNKGKEMTNVARHTASLFLTQNLGSPGLYSGDEVRIGAGARYVGRRPGDAANSFYLDNYTVADAFAAYTMPINGYRVKWQLNVKNLFDKTYYPSSGGNLRVAVGEPREVVLRGSVDF encoded by the coding sequence ATGAATAACAACAAGCGCGGCTGGTGGTGCGCGTTGCCTTTGGCGGCCTGCGCGACATCGCCGACGTGGGCGGCGGAAAAAGCCGCATCGAAAGAAGAAAGCCTGGTGGTGATTGGCCGCAAAGACGCCGACGGCGTGCAGAGCTATCAGCCGTTGACCAGCGTCACCGGCACCCGCAGCGAAACCAGCCTGCTGAACGTGCCGCAGGCGATCGACGTGGTGCCGCAGCAGGTGATTACCGATCAGGCGGTCAGCAGCCTGGACGAAGCGCTGTACAACGTCAGCGGCATTACCCAGGCCAACACGCTGGGCGGCACCCAGGACGCGGTCATGAAACGCGGCTTCGGCGACAACCGCGACGGCTCCATTCTGCGCGACGGCGTGCGCTCGGTGCAGGCGCGCAACTTCACGCCGACCACCGAGCGGGTGGAGGTGCTCAAGGGGCCGGCCTCGATGCTGTACGGCATGGGCGAGCCGGGCGGGATGATCAACATGATCACCAAAAAGCCCCAGCTGCAGCAGCATACCCACGTGGAAGGCTGGGGCAGCAGCTTCAACGGCGGCGGCGGCCAGCTTGACGTTACCGGGCCGCTCGGCACGTCGGGGTTCGCCTATCGCATGATCGTCGACCACGATGAAACCGATTACTGGCGCAACTTTGGCCGCAATCGCCAGACGGTGATCGCGCCGTCGTTGATGTGGTACGGCGAGAACACCACCGTGCGCTTGGCCTATGAACATATGGAATATCTGGTGCCGTTCGATCGCGGCACCATTATCGATTCGCGCACCGGCAAACCGGTGAATACGCCGCGCGATCGCCGTTTCGACGAAGCCTATAACGCCACCCGCGGCGATCAGGACAGCGTTACCCTGCAGATCGATCAAACGCTCAACGAGCGTTGGAAAAGCTCACTGACCTACGCCTACAGCCGCAACAGCTACAGCGACAACCAGGCGCGCGCCACGGCGCTGAACCCGGAGAGCGGCGTATTGAGCCGCCAGGCCGACGCGACCGCCAACGCCGTCAGCCACGCCAACGCGGTGCAGCTGACGCTCAATGGCGACGTGGACTGGGGCAGCATCAACCACCAGATGCTGTTCGGCTTCGATTTTGAAGATAACCGTACCTACCGCGGCGACATGATCCGCGGTAAAAAGAACAGCGATTTCAATATCTATCATCCGGTATACGGCCTGATGCCGCCGTCAACCGCGGTCAGCGCCAAAGACAGCGACCAGCGGGAAAACCTCACCAGCTACGGCTGGTTTATGCAGGATTCCATCCAGCTGACCGATAAATGGCTGGTTATGGGCGGGCTGCGTTACGACGCTTTCGACGTTTATGCCGGCAAGGGGCGGCCGTTCCAGACCAATACCGACAGCTCGGACAGCAAGCTGGTGCCGCGCGCCGGGGTGGTCTACAAGCTGACGCCTTATGTGTCGCTGTACAGCAGCTATACCGAGTCGTTCAAGCCGAACTCTTCCATCGCCACCCAAATTGGTTCGCTGCCGCCGGAGCAGGGCAAGTCGTGGGAAGTCGGCGGCAAGCTGGCGCTGCCGAACGGCGTTACCGGCACGCTGGCGCTGTTTGACATCACCAAGCGCAACGTGATGGTCAGTGAGCTGGTGGAGGGCGAAACCGTGACGCGCACCGCCGGGCGCGTGCGTTCGCAGGGCGTGGAGCTGGACGTGGCCGGCAATCTCACCGACTCGCTGAGCCTGATCGGTTCCTATGCGTATACCGACGCGCGGGTGGTGGACGATCCGGACAACAAGGGGAAAGAGATGACCAACGTGGCGCGCCACACCGCCTCGCTGTTCCTGACCCAGAATCTGGGCAGCCCGGGCCTGTACAGCGGCGATGAGGTGCGCATCGGCGCCGGCGCGCGTTACGTGGGCCGCCGCCCGGGTGACGCCGCCAACAGCTTCTACCTGGATAATTACACCGTTGCCGATGCGTTCGCCGCTTATACCATGCCGATCAACGGCTATCGGGTGAAATGGCAGCTGAACGTGAAGAACCTGTTCGATAAAACCTACTACCCGTCCAGCGGCGGCAACCTGCGCGTGGCGGTGGGGGAACCGCGTGAGGTGGTGCTGCGCGGCAGTGTCGATTTCTAA
- a CDS encoding GNAT family N-acetyltransferase yields the protein MSLQIRLAQQRDIVHLMAVERSAAQLFRQQPEWRFIAEGEVMAPQQHAAFIAEHREWLAQSDNGECAGFIAVQAQGEDWHIAELSVAGTWQRQGVGRRLIGAVAEEAKRQGAGRLTLTTFIEVPWNAPYYRRLGFRPLDDARLTAALRRHLDEDLAHGFAAGSRCAMEFTLS from the coding sequence ATGAGCCTGCAGATTCGTTTGGCGCAGCAGCGGGATATCGTGCACTTGATGGCGGTTGAACGTTCGGCGGCGCAGCTGTTTCGCCAGCAGCCGGAATGGCGCTTTATCGCCGAAGGCGAGGTGATGGCCCCGCAGCAGCACGCCGCATTTATCGCCGAGCACCGTGAATGGCTGGCGCAAAGCGACAACGGCGAGTGCGCCGGTTTTATTGCCGTGCAGGCTCAGGGGGAAGATTGGCACATCGCCGAATTGTCGGTCGCCGGCACCTGGCAGCGGCAGGGCGTCGGCCGTCGCCTGATCGGCGCGGTGGCGGAAGAGGCCAAACGGCAGGGCGCGGGCCGCCTGACGCTCACCACCTTCATCGAGGTGCCGTGGAATGCGCCTTACTACCGGCGGCTGGGATTCCGGCCGCTTGACGACGCGCGGCTCACGGCCGCTCTGCGGCGGCACCTGGATGAGGATCTGGCGCACGGCTTTGCCGCAGGCAGTCGCTGTGCCATGGAATTTACACTATCGTAA
- the aroL gene encoding shikimate kinase AroL: MTQTLFMIGARGAGKTTVGSALALALGYQFVDTDLFMQQAAQMSVAEMVEREGWLGFRRREIIALQTVTKPSTIVATGGGAILAEENRQFMRQHGTVIYLRAPASVLAQRLEEYPEDAQRPTLTGRPIAEEMLEVLAAREALYQDAAHYVIDGTADPQRVVEQILAVLPRETVK; encoded by the coding sequence ATGACACAAACCCTGTTCATGATAGGCGCTCGCGGAGCCGGCAAGACCACGGTAGGCAGCGCATTGGCGCTGGCGTTGGGCTATCAGTTCGTCGATACCGATCTGTTTATGCAGCAGGCGGCGCAGATGAGCGTGGCGGAAATGGTCGAGCGCGAGGGCTGGCTGGGGTTCCGCCGCCGCGAGATCATCGCGTTGCAAACCGTGACCAAGCCGTCAACTATAGTTGCCACCGGCGGCGGGGCGATCCTGGCGGAGGAGAACCGTCAGTTTATGCGCCAGCATGGCACCGTTATCTACCTGCGCGCGCCGGCCAGCGTGTTGGCGCAGCGGTTGGAAGAGTACCCGGAAGATGCGCAGCGCCCGACGCTCACCGGCAGACCGATCGCCGAGGAGATGCTCGAGGTGCTGGCGGCGCGCGAAGCGCTGTATCAGGACGCCGCGCATTACGTGATAGACGGCACCGCCGATCCGCAGCGGGTGGTGGAACAAATCCTCGCGGTGTTGCCGCGTGAGACGGTGAAGTAA
- a CDS encoding helix-turn-helix domain-containing protein — protein MTQIRSQRLQHEKKHLTPWHRHEGGQIYLLTRGMLAMELPGRQWAITGGTLGWLPPGCAHQALACGDVAGWNLYLPVGSVPEMPPQPQLFTASALLQALVERIAQFPAGPLSAPQRRLLQVLLDEMHAASRAPLQLPLPQDARLLNIARALLNDPASPRSQRDWAIWAGLSPRTLSRRFLQETGISFALWRQQARVLRSLEGLSRGKAVGEVADACGYDNVSAYIAAFRRRFGVTPGAYFAPARQTE, from the coding sequence ATGACGCAGATCCGCAGCCAACGCCTTCAGCATGAAAAAAAGCACCTGACGCCCTGGCACCGGCACGAAGGCGGCCAGATCTATCTCTTGACGCGCGGCATGCTGGCAATGGAACTCCCGGGCCGGCAATGGGCGATCACCGGCGGTACGCTGGGCTGGCTGCCGCCAGGATGCGCCCATCAGGCGCTGGCCTGCGGCGACGTGGCGGGCTGGAATCTGTATCTGCCGGTGGGAAGCGTGCCGGAGATGCCGCCGCAGCCGCAGCTGTTCACGGCCTCTGCGCTGTTGCAGGCCCTGGTGGAGCGCATCGCGCAGTTCCCCGCCGGCCCGCTGAGCGCGCCGCAACGGCGGCTGCTGCAGGTGCTGCTGGACGAAATGCACGCGGCAAGCCGCGCGCCGTTACAATTGCCGCTGCCGCAGGACGCCCGGTTGCTGAACATCGCCCGGGCGCTGCTGAACGATCCCGCCAGCCCGCGCAGCCAGCGCGACTGGGCCATTTGGGCCGGGCTCAGCCCGCGCACCCTGAGCCGCCGCTTTCTGCAGGAAACCGGCATCAGCTTCGCGCTGTGGCGCCAGCAGGCGCGGGTATTGCGTTCACTGGAGGGATTATCACGCGGCAAAGCGGTCGGCGAGGTGGCCGACGCCTGTGGCTATGACAACGTCAGCGCCTATATCGCCGCCTTTCGTCGCCGCTTCGGCGTCACGCCCGGGGCGTACTTTGCGCCGGCTCGGCAAACGGAATAG
- a CDS encoding nuclear transport factor 2 family protein, with protein sequence MTQLTPLNLVLDTLQQVVASPEHRPTQLAARFSADYRQQVDGKVLNFEQFEQHMALLKRQTRRMTLSVIAAAERGEVVLTHHLVEVEKRDGSCSRVRVLAHFTVREGRICACDELTELLAGAPGDRDLGSRVSE encoded by the coding sequence ATGACTCAACTTACCCCACTGAACCTGGTGCTCGATACGCTGCAGCAGGTCGTCGCCAGCCCGGAGCACCGGCCAACGCAGCTCGCCGCCCGTTTCAGCGCAGACTACCGCCAGCAGGTGGATGGCAAGGTGCTGAACTTCGAGCAGTTTGAGCAACACATGGCGCTGCTGAAGCGGCAAACCCGGCGCATGACGCTGAGCGTGATCGCGGCGGCGGAGCGGGGCGAGGTGGTGCTGACCCACCATCTGGTCGAGGTGGAAAAGCGCGACGGCTCCTGCAGCCGCGTGCGGGTGCTGGCGCACTTCACCGTGCGTGAGGGCCGCATTTGCGCCTGCGATGAACTGACCGAGCTGCTGGCGGGCGCGCCCGGCGATCGCGATCTTGGCTCGCGCGTGTCGGAATGA
- a CDS encoding YaiA family protein, which translates to MRENDQPAYPRSARVVEVFRGDPNLHLRRFEVRTDDIEPNTLLSEHETEQEALDAKHRYEDEALEL; encoded by the coding sequence ATGCGCGAAAATGATCAACCTGCTTATCCACGGAGCGCCCGCGTCGTAGAGGTGTTTCGGGGCGACCCGAACCTGCATCTGCGCCGTTTTGAAGTGCGCACCGACGACATTGAGCCGAATACGCTGCTCAGTGAACATGAAACCGAGCAGGAAGCGCTTGACGCCAAGCATCGCTATGAGGACGAGGCGTTAGAGCTCTGA
- a CDS encoding RNA polymerase sigma factor yields MSNSELQALFLRHMRPLQAYLNAKLRDPQLAADLAQESFTRLTEQYPQGNILDIEAYLYKTAKNLMLDHLRQQQRRQTEAVEDDVLAQYPSGEPALEQLAIDSQLLQLLQQALADMPPRTQQIFRLNRLDGLTQAQVAAQLGVSLSTVEKHLASALERLMARMEEQ; encoded by the coding sequence ATGTCCAATTCCGAGTTGCAGGCGTTGTTTCTGCGCCATATGCGGCCGCTGCAAGCCTATTTGAACGCCAAACTGCGCGACCCTCAGCTGGCTGCGGACTTGGCGCAGGAAAGTTTTACCCGCCTGACCGAGCAGTATCCGCAGGGTAATATTCTCGATATCGAGGCCTACCTGTACAAAACCGCCAAAAACCTGATGCTCGACCATCTGCGCCAGCAGCAGCGGCGGCAGACCGAAGCGGTCGAAGACGACGTTCTGGCGCAGTATCCCTCCGGTGAACCGGCGCTTGAACAACTGGCGATCGATAGCCAATTGCTGCAGCTGTTGCAACAGGCGCTGGCGGACATGCCGCCGCGCACGCAGCAGATTTTCCGCCTTAACCGGCTCGATGGCCTGACCCAGGCGCAGGTGGCGGCGCAGCTGGGCGTGTCGCTCAGCACGGTGGAAAAACACTTGGCCAGCGCGCTCGAGCGGCTGATGGCGCGGATGGAAGAACAATAA
- a CDS encoding FecR family protein gives MKPLTAQARQQAAAWAVSLAEGALPADRRRALDAWLAADPQHPAALRQARLLWTTLGQLPPEQRQALQPQVAALKTPSRHRWPRWAVAAAVAIAVSFGVYRGPDLWIGMQADYQTVRGEVREVALPDGSRVALDSGSAIALAYSAGERKVRLLSGAAYFIVAPLGGAESRPFRVEAENGVTQALGTEFSVARTEQGVDISVHQHSVRVTLERGERSLVVAQRQAAHYRNGQLQLTRQTAGDDAWRRGWLVIDRQPLTQALAQLNRYRATRIVAVNPALRARTVSGVFALNKLDDGVGAIRQELSARQLNLPGITLLY, from the coding sequence ATGAAACCGCTAACCGCACAGGCGCGACAGCAGGCGGCCGCCTGGGCCGTGAGCCTGGCCGAAGGGGCGCTGCCGGCCGATCGGCGGCGAGCGCTGGACGCCTGGCTGGCCGCCGATCCGCAGCATCCGGCGGCGCTGCGTCAGGCTCGCCTGCTGTGGACGACGCTGGGGCAGCTGCCGCCAGAGCAGCGGCAGGCGTTACAACCGCAGGTGGCGGCGCTGAAAACGCCATCTCGCCATCGATGGCCCCGCTGGGCGGTGGCGGCGGCGGTGGCGATCGCCGTTTCCTTCGGCGTTTATCGCGGGCCGGATCTGTGGATCGGCATGCAGGCGGATTATCAAACCGTTCGCGGCGAGGTGCGCGAAGTGGCATTGCCGGACGGCAGCCGGGTGGCGCTGGACAGCGGCAGCGCGATCGCACTGGCGTATTCCGCAGGCGAACGCAAGGTGCGGCTGCTGAGCGGCGCCGCCTATTTTATCGTCGCGCCGTTAGGTGGGGCGGAAAGCCGCCCATTCAGGGTGGAGGCGGAAAACGGCGTCACTCAGGCGCTGGGCACCGAGTTCAGCGTGGCGCGCACCGAACAGGGCGTGGACATCAGCGTGCATCAGCACAGCGTGCGGGTGACGCTTGAGCGCGGTGAGCGCTCGCTGGTGGTCGCGCAACGCCAGGCGGCGCATTACCGCAACGGGCAGCTGCAGCTGACGCGGCAAACGGCCGGCGATGACGCCTGGCGGCGCGGCTGGCTGGTGATCGACCGCCAACCGCTGACGCAGGCGCTCGCGCAGCTCAACCGCTATCGCGCGACCCGCATCGTGGCGGTCAATCCCGCGCTAAGAGCGCGCACGGTGAGCGGCGTGTTTGCGCTCAATAAACTCGACGACGGCGTCGGCGCCATTCGTCAGGAACTCTCCGCCCGCCAACTGAATCTCCCCGGCATCACGCTGCTTTACTGA